The DNA region ACAGCCTCTTTTATTTCATATAATATACTTCATTATTATTCCTTGTTCACACCTCTTACTTCGGTTTGTTTGGTGTGGCCATAAATTTCCTCAAGTATTTTTTCGTAACGTTCGTACAGAACCTTACGTTTTAGCTTAAGGGTTGGAGATAGCTCGCCGGTTTGTGGTGTCCATTGCTCTGCTACTAAGCGGTAACGTTTTATTTGTTCATAATCGCTGAGCTGTTTATTAACGGTAGTAATTTCCTTTTGGTACCTTGCAATAACCTCAGGAATGGTAATCAGTTCCTCGTTGTTCTCAAAATGAATTTTGTGGCGACTGCACCAGTCGTGCAGGAAGCTGAAGTTTGGCGAAATTAATGCGCTCACAAACTTTTCGTTTTCCCCTACTATCATACATTGCTCAATGAAGAACGATTCTTTCAGTTTATTCTCAATTAGTTGTGGTGCAACGTACTTCCCGTTGGAGAGCTTAAAGATTTCCTTTTTCCTATCGGTTATTGTTAGGAACTTACCATCGTCCAAATGGCCTATATCACCGGTGTGGAACCAGCCCTCCTCGTCAATAGCCATTTGGGTTAAATCGGGGGCCTTATAGTAACCTTTCATCAGGCTGGGGCCCTGCATTAATATTTCGCCGTCGTCGGCTATCTTTACCTTTACATTAGGCACTACAGGGCCAACTGAGCCTATCCTAATGTTGCCGGGTGAAGCAGGGTGATTAACTGCAATTACAGGCGAGGTTTCGGTAAGTCCGTATCCCTCAAAAACAGGAATGCCAGCAGCCCAGAATACCCTCATGAGCCTGGGTTGAAGAGCGGCTCCTCCACTAATGATAAGCTTAAGTCTTCCACCAAGCGCCTTTTGCCACTTTGAAAAAATTAACTTGCGGGCAAGGTTAAGCCTAATACGGTAGTACCAGCTATTGCGTACCTCGTTATACTTGTAGCCAAGGTTAACTGCCCAAAAGAAAATCTGTTTCTTTAGCCCTGTTAAATCCTTTCCAACCGCAATTATCTTGTCGAATGTTTTCTCAAGCATGCGGGGAACAGTCATGAAAATATGGGGTTTAACCTCTTTAATTACATCGCCAATGGTGGCAAGGTTATCGGCATAGTAAATACTTACCCCTATGCTTTGGTAGTAATAGTTCACCATGCGTTCAAATACATGGCTTAATGGAAGAAAGCTTACGGCAATGTCGCCGTTTTCAAGGGGGAATAGTCCTTTACAGGCTTCAACATTACTCAGGAAGTTGGAGTGTGAAAGCATTACCCCTTTTGAAACGCCTGTTGTGCCCGAAGTGTAAATTATTGTAGCAATATCATCGGGTTGAACCGATGCTTTTATCTTGAAAAGCTCATCAACCCATTCATGTGCAGTCTGTTTGCCGCGCTCCAGCACTTCGTTCCAGCTGCGGATATCGCCATTTTCTACTGTTGAGAATATCCCAATAAAATTCTCGAGGTCGGCGGTAAGGGGTTGAAGCTTTTGGTACAAGGCCTTATCGCCTACAAAAATGGCTCTTACCTCTGCATGCTTTAGAATGTATTTGTACTCATCGGTGCTAATTGTTGGGTAAATGGGCACATGAACCATTCCGGCTTGGGTAATACCCATGTCAACAATATTCCATTCAGGCCGATTGCCGCTGATGTTTGCAACCTTATCGCCAGGCCTAAGCCCCATGGACAGCAAGCCATAGCTGAGGTTGTGAGCCATTTGTGAGTATCGCTCAATGGTGTACTCATCCCAAACCCCATTTTTCTTTACAGCAATTACTGTTCTGTTCTCATAGGTGTCCTTGCCTGCTTCAAGAATGTCAAAAGTTCTTTTAATTTCCATGCTTTATCAGATAAAGTTTTACTTATTTGAACTATTTGCTCAGAAAAAGGTTAATTTAGTCCCGGCGACAAATATAAACTAATTTCTATGAAACAAGTATTCTTTTGTTTAATCGTTTGTTTAATTTCCGTAAACGTTTTCGGACAGGACAAGTACGCCTACACCATCTTCAATGGGAAAGGGGATAAGGTTGTTTACCAGAGTGTTGTAAGTGCAGTAAAAAATTCTGACTTATTGCTATTTGGAGAGCTGCACGACAACCCTATAGCGCATTGGCTTGAGCTGGAATTAACGGTTGATGTTTTTGAAGCCACAAAAGGGAATATAATACTGGGTGCTGAGATGTTTGAAGCCGATAATCAACTTATTCTGGATGAGTATCTTGGTGGCTTAATTAGCCAGCAACGGTTCGAAGCCGAAGCTCGTTTGTGGCCCAACTATAAAACCGACTATAAGCCACTGGTTGAATTTGCTAAAAGCAAAGGTTTAAAATTTGTTGCTACAAATATTCCTCGCCGCTATGCTGCTATGGTTTCGGCAGGTGGTTTTGATACGCTACAATCTCTATCAGTAATGGCAAAATCATTCATTGCCCCTTTGCCAGTAGAGTATGACCCAAACCTGGGATGCTATAAGGGAATGCTCAGTATGATGGGAATGCCCGGTAAAGGGAAATCGAACCCCGAATATTTCCCAATGGCACAGGCCATTAAGGATGCAACTATGGCATATAATATAACCCGAAACACTAGTAGCGGTAAGGTTTTTCTACATTTTCATGGTTCTTACCACTCTAACAACTACGAGGGAATATGCTGGTATGTTAAGCGAAAAATGCCGAACCTGAAAATTGTGACAATTGCAACTGTAACCCAGGATGATGTCAATGCTTTGGCAAAGGAAAATATGGGCATTGCCGATTTTGTCATAGTTGTACCCGAACGAATGACCCGAACATACTAATCCCTTACCTGAGCAGGAAGTTTTCAACGCAAACTAACCCTAAAATAGCTGTAATAACTACAATTATCAGCAGGGTTGTTACTCTGTTTAGCAGGTTGTTCTCGTATTCAGAGTATCGATCCAGATTGGTTTCCATGGCTATAGTTTCTTTTACCTATACTACAACCATGAGGGGTTTTACCCTAACCGGCTATTCGGCTTTAATGTAAATAGTATCAATCCTAATTTGAGGATCTCCAGTGGGATTGTAAAAGTACATTAGGTGAGTTTTTGCCACTTTGGGTGTTATGGTTATTGTTGTGTCGTGAGTAACCAGTTGTTGGGTACATGGCTCACCATGATTCTCGTAGGTGGCTAATGCGCTGAAAAAGTATGCAGAATCGGATTTAACGTCCAGGTAAACCTTAACATTATACCAGCAGCCATTTGGTGCCGATGCCCTTATTTGAAGGTTGTATGGTTCGTTTAATATCATTGTATCGGGCAGTAATCCTGCTTCCATGGTTACATAATCGTTAAACCTTACATAGTTATCGCCCTCAATACATCCAAAAAGGGTTGACAATCCTAACGCTGAAATGAGGAAAAATTTTGCTTTCATTGAGTTTTTCATTAGTATTTCTGCAAATTTATACAAAAATTGTACCGTTTGGCTTTTTAACCTCTAATTTGTTGTATGGAGTTGGTGAGGTATGAAAATACTACTCAAAAATTTGTCATGCTGAACTAGCCGAAGTATCATATTGCGTCTTCATTCTTTATTCACTTTTTGCTCTTTGGAATGTTCTCCTGTTGCGATGCAACGTTTCACTGCTGCTCTTTGGAGTATCATAGCGTGCATCGCTATTCATGTGGGAGTGGCCATTGTGTTACAAATATTACGCCCCTACAGGGCTGGGAACGTTGTTCGTTGTTAGTGAATCGTTTTTCGTGAATAATATGTCACACGCTCTGTGTAACAACGTGATGCATAGTGTAACTCTGTGATGTATGCTGTTGCTCGGTTCATGAGACGGTTGTCATGCTGAGCCTAGCCAAAGCATCTCTTTGTGTCTTCATTGCCTTATCACTTTTTGCTCTTTGGAATGTTCTCCTGTTGCGATGCAACGTTTCAGTGTTGCTCTATGGAATGCCATAGCGTGCATCGCTATTCGAGTGTAAAGTCATGGTGTTACAAATATTACGCCCCTACGAGGCTGTCACGGTAGGATTAAGATTTTTAATCGTACAGTAGTGAAATGGAGATCAATTAAAACGATGCTTTAATGCAAGGTTTCAGCTAATTATTACTTTCCAGTTTGTGTCGTAGCCCCTGGTACGATTTTAGTCGTACCTGTATGCTCCCAACACGTATGGGCGACTCAATGTAAACTGGTAGCTTATTTGCATCGTCGGTGACCCAAACCAGCAATTTTTGGTTTGTTGAGAAGATATCGCCTGCCACCAAATCGACCTGAAATTTCAGGCAGGCCATTTTACCTATCCCTGTTACTTTCCTCACATCTTTGCCTAAGTACCTGTACTTGACGTTAAAAATCTCCTCGTCCATCAATACGTTTACCGGGAAAACAGTACCCTGCCTAATGCCAGAAAAATTCAAACATCGGGAGTAGTAAATAGCGGTAACCACATCAAAAAGGCAGCCGGGCGATTTAACCGAAACAAATTTGTTAGGCCCGCCCTTGCGGCGTACCCGAATTTTTACGCTATCGCCGGGTTGGTTGAACCAGTACTCGTTTTCCTTAGTAAAACCGCCCTCGTAGATATTGCGGTTGTAGTAGTGTGGAGATAAACTCACAGGGTCAACCCACGATTCGTAAAGGTCTCGAACCTTGAAGAACCAATCGTAGAATGAGTAACTTTTACCTGTTGCTTTAAGGTGTAGCAATGTTTTACCAAATCGGTTGTCGGAATCCACAGTAAAACAGGCCTCGCCAACATCGGTCCAAATAAAAAACCAGGTGTAGCTTACCTCGTAACAAACCTTTTCGCCAGCCACAAAGGCCGTGTTGGTTACTCTGCAGCCATCCGGTTGCTGCGCAATGACTTTAAGGGTAATAATTGGTGTTAAAAGAAGGATTAACCTGTAAAGTTTCATCCGTACGAAATATTTATATTGATAATTAATAACACTTTACAGTCTTGCTTTTAATAAACTTTATCGAGCGGATGGAACACCCATAGTTTGACTTCGTCGAGCTCGCAAAAAACGCTCGGTTGTTCAAATGTGTTTGTGCAAGTTGCCTTACATGGGTGTTTCATGATATTCCGCTGTAATCGTTCCGATGAAACTCTAGCCTGCTGAGCTGTTCCTTCATGATGGAGTTGCGCGGATTCTCCAGTAAGGGGTCGTGGTCAAGAATCTCGCTGGCTACCTGTCGGGCGTGTTGAATGAGTTGTCCGTCCGTGGCAAGGTTGGCCATTTTGAGGTCGAAAGGCATTCCGCTTTGCATAGTTCCGGCAATATCGCCGGGGCCACGAAGGTGAAGGTCAACTTCGGCAATCTTAAACCCATCGTTTGTGGTAACCATGGTTTCCAGTCTTTTGCGCGATTCCTTGGTTAGCTTAACCTGCGAAACAAGTATGCAGTAGCTTTCATCGGCTCCCCGGCCAACCCGTCCGCGGAGCTGGTGTAGCTGCGACAGCCCAAATCGTTCAGCGCTCTCAATTACCATTACCGTGGCATTGGGAACATTAACTCCCACCTCAATCACGGTGGTTGCCACCATTATGTGGGCTTTGCCCTGTGCAAAGAGGTTCATGGAGTAGTCCTTGTCTTCGGGCTTCATTTGTCCGTGAACTACCACGGTTACATACTCTGGAGGTGGAAATGCCCGAACAATGCTCTCGTACCCATCCTCAAGGTCTTTCAAATTCTCAAGTTTCTCCGATTCTTTAATTAACGGATAAACCACGTAAACCTGTCGGCCCCTTTTAATCTGCTCTTTCATAAGCGCAAAAACAAGGTTACGTTTGGCATCGGTGTAGTGTAATGTTTTAACGGGTTTACGACCCGGAGGTAACTCATCAATTACGCTCACCTCCAAATCGCCGTAAAGGGTCATGGCAAGCGTGCGGGGGATTGGGGTGGCTGTCATTACCAGCACATGGGGTGGGTCGCTATTCTTTTCCCAGAGCTTAGCACGCTGCATAACGCCAAACCGTTGCTGCTCATCAATTACCACAAAACCAAGGTTCTTGAATTTAACCACATCCTCCAGTAGCGCATGGGTGCCAATAAGGATATTGAGTTCGCCCGCCTCAAGCGACTGATGCAGGTTGTTGCGTTCTGAACGTTTGGTACTGCCGGTTAGTAAACCCACCTTTACCGGTAAATCGCCCAGTAGTGCAGTGATTGATTCATAGTGCTGGTTGGCAAGTATCTCAGTGGGAGCCATAATGCAGGCTTGGTATCCGTTATCAACTGCAAGCAGCATGCACATCAGCGCAACCACGGTTTTGCCGCTACCAACATCGCCCTGTAGCAGCCTATTCATCTGCTTACCGCTAAGCATATCGCGGCGAATCTCCTTTATTACCCGTTTCTGGGCCTCGGTTAGCGGAAACGGTAGCCGTTCATGGTAGAACCGGTTAAACATCTCTCCCACATGGTTGAAAACATGACCGTTAACCTTGGCTTGACGAACCTTTTGGCGGCTTAGGATACTAAGCTGAATGTAAAAATGCTCCTCAAACTTAAGCCGTTGCTGCGCCTTGTGGAGCAGAGTGGTATTTGCCGGGAAATGAATGTTGCGTAAGGCTTCAGGTAGGGTCATTAGCTTGTTTTGCTCAATGATGAAGGGTGGAAGGGTTTCGGTGATTTTTCCAATCGCCATTGGGATTAGGGTTTGAACAAATCCCATTATGGTTTTGGATGTGATGTGGTTGTTTTTAAGCTTTTCCGTTGTGGAGTAAACCGGCTGTAGCGACCCGGTAATAACATCCTGCTGAGGATTATAAATTTCCATCTCGGGATGGGCAATGCTAAAGTGGGCGCCAAACCTTGTTGCCTTGCCAAATATCAGATAGTCAACGTTAGGTCTTAACCGTTTAAGAACCCACGTTATGCCCTGGAACCAAACAAGTTCCATTCGGCCCGTGCCGTCGGTTACAATGGCTGTTAGCCTACGGTGCCGACCTGCGCCAGCCTCTGAAATGCTGATAACACGCCCAACAACCTGTACATAGGGTAACTCATCGGTAATCTCCGATATTTTGTTGATTTTTGTTCGGTCAATGTAACGGAACGGGTAAAAGGTGATTAAATCGCCAAAGGTGTATATATTCAGCTCCTTTTGGAGCAGCTCGGCACGCTTGGGGCCAACACCCGGCAAGTACATTATTTCGGAGTCGAGAATGTTTCCCATACCTGAAATGCTTACCACAAAGTAAGCAAAAAATAAAAAAGGGGAAAACTTTCCCCTTAATACTATTTTGACGATGAGTGCTACAGCGATTCTACCACTTGCTCCAGCTGCCGTTTTAGCCTCTCCTCAACATCGCGGTGGGTGGCCAAATACCTAACCTCCTCGGGGTTTAGTAGTGTGTATAAAAAGTTTTGGTCAATATCGATAAGGAATGAGATTACCTCACGGAACGAATCCTTTTGGGTATCGAAACCAACCTGGTTTGAGTAGTCGTACAGGCGTTGGCGTAGTTCAGAACTATTGAGCGTTTCCATAAAAATTTTTGTTTACACTCAACCTACTAACAAAAGTTGGGCCAAAAAGTTTTTGGATTACTGCTTATTTTGTAAATAACTGTGGGTTAGCCACATGCGGTTGGCGCGAAATGCAAATCCGTGCAGGCGAGATGGTTTAGTTTTTTTTATTTCCAATCCCAAAAGGGATGTGAACCAATGGAATGTTTTGAATTTTATCGTCAAGATGTATTAATTGATCGTCAAAATACAAATGAGGTTTCATGGTATCAAGAATTCTTTTCTTTTCGACACCACCTAAAAGAAACATTTCATCTACTGTAACTCCCCAACTGTTTAGTGTGTTAACAGCTCTTTCATGAGCAGGGGCATTTCTTGCTGTTATAATTGCTGTTTTTAAAATTTTCTTATAGCTTGGGTCTTCAGTTTCTTTCTTTGTTTCTAATTTCTGAAAGAATGAAATTCTTTTAAAGAAATCAGCCAGGGGGCCTGGATTAAGAGCTTCTTGGCTGTGTAGGGTCTCATACTCATAATACTTCTCAATTCCTTCCTTTTGATAAACTTTTTCAGCTTCATCATCAGCTATAACACCATCAAAATCGAATGCCACTCGCAATTCACTAACATCCTCTTCATCTATAATTTTAGTTCTAATAACCCTACCTGCTGCATATTTTGATTGTAAAGCTAATTCAACGTCTCGTTCACTTGTTGACAAAAAAAGCGAAATATTGAAAGCAGGGATGTATTCATATGCAGGTTTTCCAGACATAAATGCTGCTCTTGTTAT from Tenuifilum sp. 4138str includes:
- a CDS encoding AMP-dependent synthetase/ligase; translated protein: MEIKRTFDILEAGKDTYENRTVIAVKKNGVWDEYTIERYSQMAHNLSYGLLSMGLRPGDKVANISGNRPEWNIVDMGITQAGMVHVPIYPTISTDEYKYILKHAEVRAIFVGDKALYQKLQPLTADLENFIGIFSTVENGDIRSWNEVLERGKQTAHEWVDELFKIKASVQPDDIATIIYTSGTTGVSKGVMLSHSNFLSNVEACKGLFPLENGDIAVSFLPLSHVFERMVNYYYQSIGVSIYYADNLATIGDVIKEVKPHIFMTVPRMLEKTFDKIIAVGKDLTGLKKQIFFWAVNLGYKYNEVRNSWYYRIRLNLARKLIFSKWQKALGGRLKLIISGGAALQPRLMRVFWAAGIPVFEGYGLTETSPVIAVNHPASPGNIRIGSVGPVVPNVKVKIADDGEILMQGPSLMKGYYKAPDLTQMAIDEEGWFHTGDIGHLDDGKFLTITDRKKEIFKLSNGKYVAPQLIENKLKESFFIEQCMIVGENEKFVSALISPNFSFLHDWCSRHKIHFENNEELITIPEVIARYQKEITTVNKQLSDYEQIKRYRLVAEQWTPQTGELSPTLKLKRKVLYERYEKILEEIYGHTKQTEVRGVNKE
- a CDS encoding ChaN family lipoprotein, with amino-acid sequence MKQVFFCLIVCLISVNVFGQDKYAYTIFNGKGDKVVYQSVVSAVKNSDLLLFGELHDNPIAHWLELELTVDVFEATKGNIILGAEMFEADNQLILDEYLGGLISQQRFEAEARLWPNYKTDYKPLVEFAKSKGLKFVATNIPRRYAAMVSAGGFDTLQSLSVMAKSFIAPLPVEYDPNLGCYKGMLSMMGMPGKGKSNPEYFPMAQAIKDATMAYNITRNTSSGKVFLHFHGSYHSNNYEGICWYVKRKMPNLKIVTIATVTQDDVNALAKENMGIADFVIVVPERMTRTY
- a CDS encoding DUF3108 domain-containing protein, whose translation is MKLYRLILLLTPIITLKVIAQQPDGCRVTNTAFVAGEKVCYEVSYTWFFIWTDVGEACFTVDSDNRFGKTLLHLKATGKSYSFYDWFFKVRDLYESWVDPVSLSPHYYNRNIYEGGFTKENEYWFNQPGDSVKIRVRRKGGPNKFVSVKSPGCLFDVVTAIYYSRCLNFSGIRQGTVFPVNVLMDEEIFNVKYRYLGKDVRKVTGIGKMACLKFQVDLVAGDIFSTNQKLLVWVTDDANKLPVYIESPIRVGSIQVRLKSYQGLRHKLESNN
- the recG gene encoding ATP-dependent DNA helicase RecG, translating into MGNILDSEIMYLPGVGPKRAELLQKELNIYTFGDLITFYPFRYIDRTKINKISEITDELPYVQVVGRVISISEAGAGRHRRLTAIVTDGTGRMELVWFQGITWVLKRLRPNVDYLIFGKATRFGAHFSIAHPEMEIYNPQQDVITGSLQPVYSTTEKLKNNHITSKTIMGFVQTLIPMAIGKITETLPPFIIEQNKLMTLPEALRNIHFPANTTLLHKAQQRLKFEEHFYIQLSILSRQKVRQAKVNGHVFNHVGEMFNRFYHERLPFPLTEAQKRVIKEIRRDMLSGKQMNRLLQGDVGSGKTVVALMCMLLAVDNGYQACIMAPTEILANQHYESITALLGDLPVKVGLLTGSTKRSERNNLHQSLEAGELNILIGTHALLEDVVKFKNLGFVVIDEQQRFGVMQRAKLWEKNSDPPHVLVMTATPIPRTLAMTLYGDLEVSVIDELPPGRKPVKTLHYTDAKRNLVFALMKEQIKRGRQVYVVYPLIKESEKLENLKDLEDGYESIVRAFPPPEYVTVVVHGQMKPEDKDYSMNLFAQGKAHIMVATTVIEVGVNVPNATVMVIESAERFGLSQLHQLRGRVGRGADESYCILVSQVKLTKESRKRLETMVTTNDGFKIAEVDLHLRGPGDIAGTMQSGMPFDLKMANLATDGQLIQHARQVASEILDHDPLLENPRNSIMKEQLSRLEFHRNDYSGIS
- a CDS encoding 5'-nucleotidase, yielding MAYPIDKKLVVGISANSLFDLKIEDDIYRTKGLEAYRKFQIENKKEILPKGVAFPFIRRLLHINDIYTSEKPIEVVLLSKNSPETGIRIFNSIKHYNLDITRAAFMSGKPAYEYIPAFNISLFLSTSERDVELALQSKYAAGRVIRTKIIDEEDVSELRVAFDFDGVIADDEAEKVYQKEGIEKYYEYETLHSQEALNPGPLADFFKRISFFQKLETKKETEDPSYKKILKTAIITARNAPAHERAVNTLNSWGVTVDEMFLLGGVEKKRILDTMKPHLYFDDQLIHLDDKIQNIPLVHIPFGIGNKKN